The DNA sequence GAGACCGCGAGCGCGACGGCCCCGAAGAGGACGGGCACTCCGATCACGAGGCCCGCCGATCGGCGCACGAACACCACCGCGTCACGAAGCGTCAAAGGGTCGTTCATGACCGTAGTCTAGTGGCTCGCTTTCGCGGCCGCATCCAGCACCCTCTCGTGAAGGTCGACGACGGCGCGGCGCGTGAGGTTCTCCCGCGCGTACGCGCGTCCCCGCGCCCCCATGGCGTCGCGTTCCGCGGGCGCGAGTCCTTTCAGCGTGCGGATCGCGCCCGCGAGGGCCTTGGGATCCTCCGGCGGAACCGCGAGGCCCGCGCCGACGCCGGAGACGAGGCGGTCCGCCGCGCCCCCCGTCGCCGAGAGAACGGGCCGCGCCGCCGCGAGGTACGCATACGTCTTCGACGGGACGACGAATTCGGCGAGAGTCGAAGCCTTCAGCGTCACGACGAGCGCGTCCGCCGCGGCCATGAGCGCGGGCATCTCGTCCCGCGGCCTTCGGCCGAGGAACACGAGCGCGTCCGCGCACTCGACGGACCGCGCGAGCGCTTCGAGTCGCTCCCGGTCCGATCCGTCGCCCGCCAGCGCGATCCTCACGCCTGTGCCTCGCAGCTCGCGCGCGGCGAGGACGAGCGTCCCGAGATCCTGGACGACGCCGAGATTCCCGGTGAAGAGAACGACGAACGTCCCGTCTCCACCAAGCTCGTGGCGCGCCGCCTCCCGTCGCACCGCGGAGACCGGCTCGAACTCGGCGTCCTCCACCCAGCCCGGCGTCACAGTCAGACGCGCCTCGTCCACGCCCTTTGCAACGAGATTCGCCTTCGCGCCATCGGTGACGACCAGGATGTGATCCGCCTGCGCGTATACGAATCGCTCCACCGCTTCCAGGAGCCGCAACACCCAGCGCCGGCGAACGAAACCCGAGGCTTCCACGCTCTCGGGCCAGACGTCCTGCACGTCGTAGACGAACGGAATGCCCCGCCAGCGAGCGATCAGCCACGCCGCGATGCCCACCGTGAGCGGCGGGTGCCAGACGTAGACGACGTCCGCCTCGGACGCGAGAAGCGCCGCGAACGGCGCGGAGAGCATGAACGACCCGTAGTTGAGGATTCGTCCGAGAGCGCTCTTTCCATGGTACGGCCAGAGGTATCCACGGACGACCTCCACGCCGCCCCGTTGCTCGCGGCGGAACGGGGCGAGCGCGTAACCGGAATAGACGGAGCTCCCCGGGTAATGCGGAAAGCCCGTCACGACGGTGACGCGGTGCCCGCGCGCACGAAGCTCGCCGGCGAGAGCGCCGGGCTTCGGGATCGGCTCGGGGTCGAAATACTGCGTGAGAACGAGCAGGCGGAATGGTTCCGCCTGCCGCGGAGCGCTCACCGATGAGATCTCAGGCTCAGCCGGCCGACGACGAGTTTCGCGACCGTGTCCGAGACACCCGCCGCGAGGTACTCGGGCGGCGGATCCCACCGGCGCGGCGAAAGAAGCGCCGCCCCGAGGGCGCGGACGACGTCTTCCGCTCTTGCGCCCGCGAGCACGTTGCTGCCGCATTCGAGCGTCTCGGGCCTCTCCGTCACGTCGCGCACGGTGACGGCCGGCCGGCCCAGGATCGCGCATTCCTCCTGCACCGTGCCGCTGTCGGAGAGCACGGCCCTCGCAGACTTCTCGAGCCGCACGAAATCGAAGAAGCCCAGCGGCTCGAGAAGCGTGAGCCGCTCGGCGCGGCCGGACAATCCGTGCGCGGCGAGGCGGTCGCGCGTCCGCGGATGGACGCTCGCGACGACGGGGATCCGCAGGGACTCGCCCGCGGCAACGAGAGCCTCGATGAGCGCAGCGAGACGATCCGTGTCGTCCACGTTCTCCGCGCGGTGGAAGGTCGCGAGGAGAAACTCCCCGGGCGCGAGAGCGAGCCGCGCGAGGACGTCCGATCCGTCGATCTGCGGAGCGTAGTGCTCGAGAACTTCGAAGATCGGGTTGCCGACCACGAAGATCCTCTCGCGCTCGATCCCTTCCCGCACCAGGTTCTCCATGGAACGCCGCGTGTACGGAAGGAGGATCGTGCTCGCGTGGTCGATGAGCCGGCGGTTCAGCTCTTCGGGAACCCGGTCGTCGTAGCAGCGATTCCCCGCCTCCAGGTGGAGTACCGGAATCCGGCGCCGCGCCGCGGGAATCGCAGCGAGGCCGCTGTTCGTGTCGCCGAGGATCACGACGCGGTCCGGCTGGAATTCCGCGAGGAGAGCGTCGACGCCCGCGACGACGCGCCCGACCTGTTCGGCGAAGCTCGCGGAGCCGATGCCGAGACGATGATCCGGCTCGCGCACGCCGAGCTCGCGAAAGAAGACATCGCTGAGGCCGGGGTCCGAATTCTGGCCCGTGTGAACCAGGCGGTGCTCGGAGAGCGCATCGATCGCCGGAATGATCCTGCTGAGCCGGATGATTTCGGGCCGCGTCCCGAGGACCGTCAGGACCCTCACCGCAGCAGCTCTCCGTCGCCCGCGGCGACCTGCCCGGGCAGGAGGCCGTTCTTCTCGAGGAGCGCGCGCGTCTCGTCGAGAGTCATCGGCGACGTCTCCGAGCTGTACTCCGACCGGAAGACGGCGGGCTCCCCGGTCTCCGTCTCGAGCTCCGGGAGCATCGCGCGGATCGCCACCC is a window from the Acidobacteriota bacterium genome containing:
- a CDS encoding glycosyltransferase family 4 protein: MSAPRQAEPFRLLVLTQYFDPEPIPKPGALAGELRARGHRVTVVTGFPHYPGSSVYSGYALAPFRREQRGGVEVVRGYLWPYHGKSALGRILNYGSFMLSAPFAALLASEADVVYVWHPPLTVGIAAWLIARWRGIPFVYDVQDVWPESVEASGFVRRRWVLRLLEAVERFVYAQADHILVVTDGAKANLVAKGVDEARLTVTPGWVEDAEFEPVSAVRREAARHELGGDGTFVVLFTGNLGVVQDLGTLVLAARELRGTGVRIALAGDGSDRERLEALARSVECADALVFLGRRPRDEMPALMAAADALVVTLKASTLAEFVVPSKTYAYLAAARPVLSATGGAADRLVSGVGAGLAVPPEDPKALAGAIRTLKGLAPAERDAMGARGRAYARENLTRRAVVDLHERVLDAAAKASH
- the wecB gene encoding UDP-N-acetylglucosamine 2-epimerase (non-hydrolyzing), which encodes MRVLTVLGTRPEIIRLSRIIPAIDALSEHRLVHTGQNSDPGLSDVFFRELGVREPDHRLGIGSASFAEQVGRVVAGVDALLAEFQPDRVVILGDTNSGLAAIPAARRRIPVLHLEAGNRCYDDRVPEELNRRLIDHASTILLPYTRRSMENLVREGIERERIFVVGNPIFEVLEHYAPQIDGSDVLARLALAPGEFLLATFHRAENVDDTDRLAALIEALVAAGESLRIPVVASVHPRTRDRLAAHGLSGRAERLTLLEPLGFFDFVRLEKSARAVLSDSGTVQEECAILGRPAVTVRDVTERPETLECGSNVLAGARAEDVVRALGAALLSPRRWDPPPEYLAAGVSDTVAKLVVGRLSLRSHR